A window from Micromonospora profundi encodes these proteins:
- a CDS encoding bifunctional 4-hydroxy-2-oxoglutarate aldolase/2-dehydro-3-deoxy-phosphogluconate aldolase, translating into MNLLDELRTHRLLAIVRGPDPAAALASVLTLADSGVALIEVSLTSADALSIIRGARIALGPDFALGAGTVLSVEDARAAADAGAGFLVTPAVAPSVAEGVRLGLPVLAGALTPTEVVRAASDGATAIKLFPASLGGPDYLGALRDPFPDTAFVPVGGVDADSVRRYLDRGAVAVGVGSPLLGDAVRGGDRAALRERAATFVAAVRS; encoded by the coding sequence ATGAACCTGCTCGACGAGCTGCGTACCCACCGGTTGCTGGCAATCGTGCGCGGCCCGGACCCGGCGGCCGCGCTGGCCTCGGTGCTCACCCTGGCCGACAGCGGCGTCGCGCTGATCGAGGTCTCCCTGACCAGCGCGGACGCCCTCAGCATCATCCGGGGCGCCCGGATCGCGCTCGGACCCGACTTCGCGCTGGGCGCGGGCACCGTGCTCAGCGTCGAAGACGCCCGCGCGGCAGCCGACGCGGGCGCAGGCTTCCTGGTCACCCCGGCGGTGGCACCGAGCGTCGCCGAGGGCGTCCGACTCGGCCTGCCCGTGCTGGCCGGCGCGCTCACCCCCACCGAGGTCGTACGGGCCGCAAGCGACGGGGCCACGGCGATCAAGCTGTTCCCTGCCTCTCTCGGCGGTCCCGACTACCTGGGTGCGCTGCGCGACCCGTTCCCCGACACCGCGTTCGTGCCGGTGGGCGGGGTGGACGCGGACAGCGTCCGGCGCTACCTGGACCGGGGAGCGGTGGCGGTCGGGGTCGGCTCACCTCTCCTCGGCGATGCCGTCCGTGGCGGCGACCGCGCGGCGCTGCGCGAGCGGGCCGCCACCTTCGTCGCGGCGGTCCGCTCGTGA
- a CDS encoding SDR family NAD(P)-dependent oxidoreductase, which produces MRRLEGKNALVTGAMGGIGTAIARRLAAEGATVALLDVTDPGPLAAELTARGDRALSVMGDVSVDADWSTAVAAVRAGLGPVDILISTAYAVQVAPAHETSRQSWDHQLGVSLTGSFLGVRACLDDLRERSGAVVLISSVHALVGLPGRPAYAAAKGGLVALGRQLAVEYGPRVRVNTVLPGPIFTAAWADVSEEDRQRSVEETVAKRFGTPEEVAATVAFLASPDAAYVTGASLVVDGGWTAVKTSA; this is translated from the coding sequence ATGCGCCGCCTCGAAGGGAAGAATGCCCTGGTCACCGGAGCCATGGGCGGGATCGGCACGGCCATCGCCCGGCGGCTGGCCGCCGAGGGAGCCACCGTCGCGCTGCTCGACGTGACCGACCCGGGCCCGCTGGCCGCCGAGTTGACAGCACGCGGCGACCGGGCACTGTCCGTAATGGGCGACGTCAGTGTGGACGCCGACTGGTCGACCGCCGTGGCCGCCGTCCGGGCGGGCCTCGGTCCGGTGGACATCCTGATCAGCACGGCCTACGCGGTGCAGGTCGCCCCGGCCCACGAGACCAGCCGGCAGTCCTGGGACCACCAGCTCGGCGTCAGCCTCACCGGCTCCTTCCTCGGCGTCCGCGCCTGCCTCGACGACCTGCGGGAACGGTCCGGAGCGGTGGTGCTGATCTCGTCGGTGCACGCCCTGGTCGGGCTGCCCGGCCGTCCCGCGTACGCGGCGGCCAAGGGCGGCCTGGTCGCGCTCGGCCGCCAGCTCGCCGTGGAGTACGGCCCGCGGGTCCGGGTCAACACGGTGCTGCCCGGCCCGATCTTCACCGCCGCCTGGGCGGACGTGTCCGAAGAGGACCGTCAGCGCAGCGTCGAGGAGACCGTCGCGAAGCGGTTCGGCACACCCGAGGAGGTGGCCGCGACGGTGGCTTTCCTCGCCTCACCGGATGCCGCCTACGTCACCGGCGCGAGCCTAGTGGTGGACGGTGGCTGGACAGCGGTGAAAACCTCGGCCTGA
- the dgoD gene encoding galactonate dehydratase — translation MKIERIETFLVAPRWLFCRVETDEGLVGWGEPVVEGRAEVVRSAVEVLSEYLIGEDPLRIEQHWQVLTKGGFYRGGPILSSAVAGLDQALWDIAGQAYGAPVHALLGGPVRDRVRIYSWIGGDEPDEVADAAAAQVAAGLTGVKMNACGRLSPIPTSAEVDAVVGRVAAAREVLGPERDIALDFHGRAGMAAVRRILPELAGLRPLFVEEPVLPDQAHHLRDIVAGTPIPVATGERLYGRSEFLSPLQAGVAVVQPDLSHAGGISEVRRIAALAETYGALLAPHCPLGPISLAASLQVAFATPNFLIQEQSIGIHYNVGSELLDYVVDREPFRFVDGHIARFDRPGLGITVDEAAVREAARTPHAWRNPVWQHRDGSFAEW, via the coding sequence GTGAAGATCGAGCGGATCGAGACCTTCCTGGTCGCGCCACGGTGGTTGTTCTGCCGGGTGGAGACCGACGAGGGGCTCGTGGGGTGGGGTGAGCCGGTAGTCGAGGGGCGCGCCGAGGTGGTGCGCAGCGCCGTCGAAGTGCTCTCCGAATATCTGATCGGCGAGGATCCACTGCGGATCGAGCAGCACTGGCAGGTGCTCACCAAGGGCGGCTTCTACCGCGGCGGCCCGATCCTCTCAAGCGCGGTCGCCGGCCTCGACCAGGCACTGTGGGACATCGCCGGGCAGGCGTACGGCGCGCCGGTGCACGCACTGCTCGGCGGGCCGGTGCGCGACCGGGTGCGGATCTACTCGTGGATCGGCGGGGACGAGCCCGATGAGGTGGCCGACGCCGCCGCCGCGCAGGTCGCCGCGGGTCTCACAGGCGTCAAGATGAACGCCTGCGGGCGACTCTCTCCCATCCCCACCTCCGCCGAGGTGGACGCGGTGGTCGGTCGGGTCGCCGCCGCCCGCGAGGTGCTCGGCCCCGAGCGGGACATCGCCCTGGACTTCCACGGCAGAGCCGGGATGGCCGCCGTCCGCCGGATCCTGCCCGAACTGGCCGGGCTGCGCCCACTCTTCGTGGAGGAGCCGGTCCTGCCCGACCAGGCCCACCACCTGCGGGACATCGTGGCCGGCACCCCGATCCCGGTGGCCACCGGCGAACGCCTCTACGGCCGCTCCGAATTCCTCAGCCCGTTGCAGGCAGGGGTCGCCGTGGTGCAGCCGGACCTGTCGCACGCCGGTGGCATCTCCGAGGTCCGCCGGATCGCCGCGCTGGCCGAGACGTACGGCGCGCTGCTCGCCCCGCACTGCCCGCTCGGGCCGATCTCGCTGGCGGCGAGCCTCCAGGTGGCCTTCGCGACGCCGAACTTCCTGATCCAGGAACAGAGCATCGGCATCCACTACAACGTTGGTTCGGAGCTTCTGGACTACGTGGTCGACCGGGAGCCGTTCCGGTTCGTGGACGGGCACATCGCCCGCTTCGACCGGCCCGGCCTGGGCATCACTGTGGACGAGGCGGCGGTCCGCGAGGCCGCGCGTACACCGCATGCCTGGCGCAACCCGGTCTGGCAGCACCGCGACGGATCGTTCGCCGAATGGTGA
- a CDS encoding carbohydrate ABC transporter permease, translating into MNKLRTGAFHTGMILLSLLWLGPVIWVVVMSTRSFDDIAAHGVGSLPRSFTLDTYRQAWTDGGELRALINSMLVTVPSVLLSLGLAAMAAFALSRFRIPGRRTILLLMLAGNLLPPQILLIPVAKFSELTGLYDTLWALIAVQVGFGLGFYTFVLHGFMRDLPGEIQEAATIDGAGTAQIFTKVMLPLTRPALAALGALSFTWIFNDLLWAITVLRTDDNMPVTPALLGLQGQFVSSWNVIAAGTVIAAVPTVAVFLRFQRHFVSGLALGAVK; encoded by the coding sequence ATGAACAAGCTCCGCACCGGGGCCTTCCACACCGGCATGATCCTGCTCTCCCTGCTGTGGCTGGGCCCGGTGATCTGGGTCGTGGTGATGTCCACCCGATCGTTCGACGACATCGCCGCACACGGCGTGGGCAGCCTGCCCCGGTCGTTCACGCTGGACACCTACCGGCAGGCGTGGACCGACGGTGGCGAGCTGCGGGCGCTGATCAACAGCATGCTTGTCACAGTCCCCTCGGTGCTGTTGAGCCTGGGGCTGGCCGCGATGGCCGCATTCGCGCTTAGTCGCTTCCGGATCCCCGGCCGGCGGACCATCCTGCTGCTGATGCTCGCCGGCAACCTGCTGCCGCCGCAGATCCTGCTCATCCCGGTGGCGAAGTTCAGCGAGTTGACCGGCCTGTACGACACGCTCTGGGCGCTGATCGCCGTGCAGGTCGGCTTCGGGCTGGGCTTCTACACCTTCGTCCTGCACGGCTTCATGCGGGACCTGCCGGGCGAGATTCAGGAGGCGGCGACGATCGACGGCGCGGGCACTGCGCAGATCTTCACCAAGGTGATGCTGCCGCTGACCCGGCCCGCGCTTGCCGCCCTCGGCGCGCTCTCCTTCACCTGGATCTTCAACGACCTGCTCTGGGCGATCACCGTGCTGCGTACCGACGACAACATGCCTGTCACACCGGCGCTGCTCGGCCTCCAGGGGCAGTTCGTCTCGTCCTGGAACGTCATCGCGGCGGGCACTGTCATCGCGGCTGTCCCCACCGTCGCGGTGTTCCTGCGCTTCCAGCGGCACTTCGTCTCCGGTCTGGCGCTCGGAGCGGTCAAGTGA
- a CDS encoding ABC transporter substrate-binding protein: protein MSDFDPGRRRFLGHLGLAGLGALGAGSLLSACASSASGPTTGNGSGAVTIQSNLSSPQAKAAMEKLIESFNAQGKGTASLNTVASETFRTQLPTYLTSANPPDLYTWYAGSVANDYASRNLLLDVSDVWKSLGDYPQSLWTLSTDGSGKQVFVPMNNYWWGFFYRKSNFAKWGVQEPKTWTDFLALCETLKSKGVPPIGIGLGDTPWVASAWFDYLNIRINGAPFHRELLAGKQRFDDPRVKAVFTRWREALPYFDPKGKAYPFQEATTALLAGKTGMFLIGTFFADAAPKDALGDLDFFRFPIIDPAVPLAEEAPTDGFFASAKTANPTGTKALLTYLSSVEAQEAYVKASSGIVLPANPKARASDSPLVVKGKAMLDEAKELTQFFNRDSSDALQPTADTALTKFIDKPDQIDAILREWQAAAEKVFKG from the coding sequence GTGAGCGACTTCGACCCCGGTCGCCGGCGATTCCTTGGCCACCTCGGGCTTGCCGGCCTCGGCGCCCTTGGCGCCGGCTCGTTGCTCAGCGCGTGCGCCAGCTCGGCAAGCGGGCCGACGACGGGCAACGGCTCCGGCGCGGTGACCATCCAGTCGAACCTCTCCTCGCCGCAGGCCAAGGCGGCGATGGAGAAGCTGATCGAGAGCTTCAACGCGCAGGGCAAGGGCACGGCGAGCCTCAACACGGTCGCCTCGGAGACCTTCCGCACCCAGTTGCCGACCTACCTCACCTCCGCCAACCCGCCGGACCTCTACACCTGGTACGCGGGCTCGGTCGCAAACGACTACGCGAGCCGCAACCTGCTGCTGGACGTCTCCGATGTCTGGAAGTCACTTGGCGACTACCCGCAGTCGCTGTGGACGCTCTCCACCGACGGCAGCGGCAAGCAGGTCTTCGTACCGATGAACAACTACTGGTGGGGCTTCTTCTACCGTAAGTCCAACTTCGCCAAGTGGGGCGTGCAGGAGCCGAAGACCTGGACCGACTTCCTGGCCCTGTGCGAGACGCTGAAGAGCAAGGGCGTCCCGCCGATCGGCATCGGCCTCGGCGACACCCCGTGGGTGGCCTCGGCCTGGTTCGACTACCTCAACATCCGGATCAACGGCGCGCCGTTCCACCGCGAGTTGCTCGCCGGCAAGCAGCGCTTCGACGACCCCAGGGTCAAGGCGGTCTTCACCCGCTGGCGGGAGGCCCTGCCCTACTTCGACCCCAAGGGCAAGGCGTACCCGTTCCAGGAGGCGACCACAGCGCTGCTGGCCGGCAAGACCGGCATGTTCCTGATCGGCACGTTCTTCGCCGACGCGGCACCCAAGGACGCCCTCGGCGACCTGGACTTCTTCCGGTTCCCGATCATCGACCCGGCGGTGCCGCTCGCCGAGGAGGCCCCCACTGACGGCTTCTTCGCCAGCGCGAAGACCGCCAACCCGACCGGTACGAAGGCGCTGCTCACCTACCTGTCCTCGGTCGAAGCGCAGGAGGCGTACGTGAAGGCCAGCTCCGGCATCGTGCTGCCGGCCAACCCGAAGGCCAGAGCGTCGGACTCTCCGCTCGTGGTCAAGGGCAAGGCGATGCTCGACGAGGCCAAGGAGCTGACCCAGTTCTTCAACCGCGACTCAAGCGACGCGCTCCAGCCGACCGCGGACACCGCGCTTACCAAGTTCATCGACAAGCCGGACCAGATCGACGCGATCCTGCGGGAGTGGCAGGCCGCCGCCGAGAAGGTCTTCAAGGGCTGA
- a CDS encoding carbohydrate ABC transporter permease, protein MTATISTTSVTPTRRRRRSARLSPLLVAFVLVPFLVESIWVFWPALQGFWFSLTRWDGMSPPAFVGADNYVELAGDATFRGALVNTVIWLVLFGGLSVLGGFGMALVLQKERRGVGFYRAALFTPVVFSLVVTALVWRVFYQPDGIADTLLRAVGLEQLIRPWLADPQTALYAVILPALWRQIGYVMVLFLAGLKAIDPALHEAARMDGANSWQRLRHVTIPQLKGVNAVVLSVIVIDSLRSFDIVWSLTKGGPYHSSELLSTYMYSTAFQSLRLGYASAIAVVIFVLALAVILGYLVRAFREEA, encoded by the coding sequence GTGACAGCAACGATCTCCACGACTTCGGTCACCCCCACCCGGCGGCGGCGACGGTCGGCTCGACTGTCGCCGCTGCTGGTGGCGTTCGTCCTGGTGCCGTTCCTGGTCGAGAGCATCTGGGTGTTCTGGCCGGCGCTCCAGGGCTTCTGGTTCTCCCTCACCCGCTGGGACGGCATGTCGCCGCCGGCCTTCGTCGGCGCTGACAACTACGTCGAGCTTGCCGGCGACGCCACCTTCCGGGGTGCGCTCGTCAACACGGTGATCTGGCTGGTGCTCTTCGGCGGCCTCTCCGTGCTGGGCGGCTTCGGCATGGCGCTGGTCCTGCAGAAGGAGCGGCGCGGGGTCGGCTTCTACCGCGCCGCGCTGTTCACCCCTGTGGTCTTCTCGCTTGTGGTGACAGCGCTGGTCTGGCGGGTCTTCTACCAACCCGACGGCATCGCCGACACGCTGTTGCGGGCCGTCGGCCTGGAGCAGCTGATCCGGCCCTGGCTTGCCGACCCGCAGACCGCGTTGTACGCGGTGATCCTGCCCGCGCTGTGGCGGCAGATCGGCTACGTGATGGTGCTGTTCCTGGCCGGGTTGAAGGCCATCGACCCGGCGCTGCACGAGGCGGCCCGGATGGACGGCGCGAACTCCTGGCAGAGGTTGCGGCACGTCACGATTCCCCAGCTCAAAGGGGTAAACGCGGTGGTGCTGTCGGTCATCGTGATCGATTCGCTGCGGTCGTTCGACATCGTCTGGTCGCTGACGAAGGGCGGCCCGTACCACTCGTCGGAGCTGCTCAGCACCTACATGTACTCGACAGCGTTCCAGAGCCTGCGGCTGGGCTACGCCTCCGCGATCGCCGTCGTGATCTTCGTGCTCGCGCTCGCCGTCATCCTCGGCTACCTGGTCCGCGCGTTCCGGGAGGAAGCGTGA
- a CDS encoding alpha-galactosidase: MSAQRWTLRGAHTEYTVTVPAHGRWLELVAWGPHGVSEGPSPVAYDGPVPFLTAGDAAPIEYATDADRPFTGADLVVETPSGQRRVGFGHTGARADADGRELAVDFADRVTGLRATVHYRVPAGTDVVQRWVELTNGGGYPLRVVRALSGGFNVPTPHGALLSHQWGQWSQEFQLSHVELGHGTFSIGSSQGVPGHLHVPWLAVRDTAAPTGAAWGMALAWTGSWEISAERDTGGLTRVRAGRQLVDGPLELAPGERLGLPVVAGAYSPDGLDGLARVWHTHQRLLAADRLTPRPVLYNSWEATYFAVEAQSQLALARIAAELGVETFVVDDGWFVGRNDDTAGLGDWTPDPAKFPAGFDAFIADVRALGLNFGLWVEPECVNPKSALYAAHPDWVYSVDGRPLTPVRNQYLLDLGRPEVAEFVHSTVDGLLRRYDVDYLKWDFNRPRTEPGRPGGIGPVDLDGAHVANLHRIYERLRHAHPGVLIEACAGGGARTDLAMAARADVFWPSDNTGPLDRLAIQYGFLHANAPHLLSSWVTDAPGLFDTRPRSLAFRFVLAMAGVLGVGADIRAWTAAERAEAAGWIARYKEIRDVVTHGEVHLIGGPDQARCAVQYTAADESRVVVLAWHTGHLDGTGLLPSRPVRLPLRGLDPVARYRHGDRRYSGSHLGAVGLPVQWSPTHDADLIVLTRD; the protein is encoded by the coding sequence GTGAGCGCCCAGCGCTGGACGCTGCGCGGCGCGCACACCGAGTACACGGTGACGGTGCCCGCGCACGGCCGCTGGCTGGAACTTGTCGCGTGGGGGCCGCACGGCGTCTCGGAGGGGCCGTCGCCTGTCGCCTACGACGGCCCGGTTCCGTTCCTCACCGCCGGGGACGCCGCCCCCATCGAGTACGCCACCGACGCCGACCGCCCGTTCACGGGTGCCGATCTGGTGGTGGAAACCCCTTCCGGGCAGCGCCGGGTCGGCTTCGGGCACACCGGGGCACGGGCCGACGCCGACGGGCGGGAGCTGGCTGTCGACTTCGCCGACAGGGTGACCGGGCTGCGGGCCACGGTGCACTACCGGGTGCCTGCCGGCACCGACGTGGTGCAGCGGTGGGTCGAGCTGACAAACGGCGGCGGGTACCCGCTGCGGGTGGTCCGGGCCCTCTCGGGCGGGTTCAATGTGCCGACGCCGCACGGTGCGCTGCTCAGCCACCAGTGGGGGCAGTGGTCGCAGGAGTTCCAGCTCTCCCATGTCGAGCTGGGCCACGGCACGTTCAGCATCGGCAGCTCCCAGGGCGTACCCGGGCATCTGCACGTGCCCTGGCTGGCCGTGCGGGACACCGCAGCCCCGACCGGCGCGGCCTGGGGGATGGCCCTGGCCTGGACCGGCTCGTGGGAGATCAGCGCCGAGCGGGACACCGGCGGCCTGACCCGGGTACGGGCCGGCCGTCAACTTGTCGACGGTCCGCTGGAGCTGGCACCAGGTGAGCGGTTGGGGCTGCCTGTGGTCGCCGGGGCCTACAGCCCGGACGGCCTGGACGGGCTGGCCCGGGTCTGGCACACCCACCAGCGGCTGCTGGCCGCCGACCGGCTCACCCCGCGTCCGGTGCTCTACAACTCCTGGGAGGCCACCTACTTCGCCGTCGAGGCGCAGAGCCAGTTGGCGCTCGCCCGGATCGCCGCCGAGCTGGGCGTGGAGACGTTCGTGGTGGACGACGGCTGGTTCGTCGGCCGCAACGACGACACGGCCGGGCTGGGCGACTGGACGCCGGACCCGGCGAAGTTCCCGGCAGGCTTCGACGCGTTCATCGCCGACGTCCGCGCGCTCGGTCTGAACTTCGGGCTCTGGGTCGAGCCGGAGTGCGTCAACCCGAAGTCCGCGCTCTACGCCGCGCACCCCGACTGGGTCTACTCCGTCGACGGTCGGCCGCTCACCCCGGTCCGCAACCAGTACCTGCTGGACCTGGGCCGGCCGGAGGTCGCCGAGTTCGTGCACTCCACAGTGGACGGCCTGCTGCGCCGCTACGACGTCGACTACCTGAAGTGGGACTTCAACCGCCCGCGTACCGAGCCGGGACGGCCGGGCGGCATCGGCCCCGTCGACCTGGACGGCGCGCACGTCGCCAACCTGCACCGGATCTACGAGCGGCTGCGCCACGCCCACCCCGGCGTGCTCATCGAGGCGTGCGCCGGCGGCGGCGCGCGGACCGACCTGGCGATGGCCGCCCGCGCCGACGTGTTCTGGCCCAGCGACAACACCGGCCCGCTGGACCGGCTGGCCATCCAGTACGGCTTCCTGCACGCCAACGCCCCACACCTGCTCAGCTCCTGGGTCACCGACGCGCCCGGCCTGTTCGACACCCGGCCGCGTTCGTTGGCGTTCCGGTTCGTGCTCGCGATGGCCGGCGTGCTCGGCGTCGGCGCTGACATCCGGGCCTGGACTGCCGCCGAGCGGGCCGAGGCGGCCGGCTGGATCGCCCGCTACAAGGAGATCCGGGACGTCGTCACGCACGGCGAGGTGCACCTGATCGGCGGCCCCGACCAGGCGCGCTGCGCTGTGCAGTACACCGCTGCGGACGAGAGCCGGGTCGTCGTGCTGGCCTGGCACACAGGCCACCTCGACGGCACCGGTCTGCTCCCGTCCCGCCCGGTGCGGCTGCCGCTGCGCGGGCTCGACCCCGTCGCGAGGTATCGGCACGGCGATCGGCGCTACTCCGGCAGTCACCTGGGCGCCGTCGGCCTGCCCGTGCAGTGGAGCCCGACCCACGACGCCGACCTCATCGTGCTGACCCGCGACTGA
- a CDS encoding SMP-30/gluconolactonase/LRE family protein — MELTEPTVWAPDLLELGEGLRWVDDRLVLVDLLAGRLLETDGDRPGPLRELRRLDVPLGAVAPLAGRVGDWLAAAGTGVTVLPATGDARPVADLVADAPEPTRMNDAVADPHGRFWAGSMTYAGLPGQGTLYLLAPGAAPVPAVTGLTIPNGPAFDATGTTMYLADTPRGEVDRFTVDRTTGALHGREPFLRLADSDGSPDGMTVDAAGHLWVALWGGSAVRRYRPDGTLDRHIQLPARQPAGICLGGPDLRRLFIGTARLGLTEPGATDGALLAVDVEVPGLPTATATG; from the coding sequence ATGGAGCTGACCGAACCGACCGTCTGGGCCCCTGACCTGTTGGAGCTGGGCGAAGGGCTGCGCTGGGTCGACGACCGGCTGGTCCTGGTCGACCTGCTCGCCGGTCGACTGCTGGAGACCGACGGAGACCGCCCCGGCCCGCTGCGGGAGCTGCGCCGCCTTGACGTTCCGCTCGGCGCGGTCGCCCCGCTGGCCGGCCGTGTCGGCGACTGGCTGGCCGCCGCCGGCACCGGCGTCACGGTGCTGCCCGCCACCGGCGACGCCCGACCGGTCGCCGACCTGGTCGCCGACGCTCCCGAGCCGACCCGGATGAACGACGCGGTCGCCGACCCGCACGGCCGTTTCTGGGCCGGCAGCATGACGTACGCGGGACTGCCCGGCCAGGGCACTCTCTACCTGCTCGCCCCGGGCGCGGCACCGGTGCCGGCGGTGACCGGGCTGACCATCCCGAACGGGCCGGCGTTCGATGCCACCGGCACCACCATGTACCTGGCCGACACTCCGCGCGGCGAGGTCGACCGGTTCACAGTCGACAGGACCACCGGTGCCCTGCACGGGCGGGAACCGTTCCTGCGACTCGCCGACTCCGACGGCTCCCCGGACGGGATGACAGTCGACGCGGCGGGCCACCTCTGGGTCGCGCTGTGGGGCGGCTCGGCGGTACGCCGTTACCGGCCCGACGGGACGCTGGACCGCCACATCCAGCTCCCCGCCCGCCAGCCGGCCGGCATCTGCCTGGGCGGCCCCGACCTGCGCCGGCTCTTCATCGGGACCGCCCGACTCGGGCTCACCGAGCCAGGCGCCACGGACGGTGCGCTGCTCGCGGTCGACGTCGAGGTCCCCGGCCTGCCCACCGCTACCGCCACCGGCTGA
- a CDS encoding FadR/GntR family transcriptional regulator produces the protein MAQYASRGVHGQTVEAIARRILTGEIAAGSTLNIAALQEEFDVSLTALREALKVLSAKGIVDARQKRGTFVRPRADWNLLDGDVIRWQFAEGPHETLLDQLHEVRAIIEPAAARLAARRCTDDDIAALDQALAEMAEAEGDPTAAVAADLSFHRGLLAATHNELLERMEVVMETGLAERDRLVHGGAAHDDPVPSHRAVVDALRARDETAAETAMRELLDKAVRDVEKARGRRGSQ, from the coding sequence TTGGCACAGTATGCAAGCCGCGGCGTCCACGGACAGACCGTCGAGGCCATCGCCCGCCGCATCCTCACCGGTGAGATCGCCGCCGGGTCGACATTGAACATCGCCGCCCTTCAGGAGGAGTTCGACGTCAGCCTGACGGCGCTGCGCGAGGCGCTGAAGGTCCTCTCGGCCAAGGGCATCGTCGACGCCAGGCAGAAGCGCGGCACGTTCGTCCGGCCGCGAGCCGACTGGAACCTGCTCGACGGTGACGTGATCCGCTGGCAGTTCGCCGAGGGCCCCCACGAAACGCTGCTCGACCAACTGCACGAGGTCCGCGCCATCATCGAGCCGGCCGCCGCGCGGCTGGCAGCCCGCCGGTGCACCGACGACGACATCGCCGCACTGGACCAGGCACTGGCCGAGATGGCCGAGGCCGAGGGCGACCCCACGGCCGCCGTCGCCGCCGACCTCTCCTTCCACCGCGGGCTGCTCGCCGCCACCCACAACGAGCTGCTGGAACGCATGGAAGTGGTGATGGAGACGGGCCTCGCCGAACGGGATCGGCTCGTACACGGCGGTGCCGCCCACGACGACCCGGTGCCGAGTCACCGCGCCGTGGTCGACGCGCTGCGCGCCCGGGACGAGACGGCGGCCGAGACCGCAATGCGTGAGTTGCTGGACAAGGCCGTCCGCGACGTCGAAAAGGCACGGGGACGAAGGGGCAGTCAGTGA
- a CDS encoding sugar kinase: MTDLVTLGETMAAFRTTGPLRLGGTAGISVAGSESTVAIGLARLGHHAAWVGVTGADEPGALVRRTLRAEGVDLTWARVDPTAPTGLILFEARVADINRVTYHRAGSAGSRLRPADVTPAFDTPARPPRLLHVTGITCALGAEPYDAVVTAVRLARAAGSTVCLDVNHRNRLWSVGEAAAALRPLLPSIDLVVASDDELAVLTDAADPIAALHAAGVTEVVVKHGAGGATSHSATGAVHRPARQVPVVDTVGAGDAFVAGLLSGWLDGDDVPARLDRAVTTGAFAVATRGDWEGLPDRAELALLDHGPGGTIR, from the coding sequence GTGACCGACCTGGTCACCCTCGGCGAGACGATGGCGGCCTTCCGCACCACCGGGCCGTTGCGGCTGGGCGGCACCGCCGGGATCTCCGTGGCCGGGTCCGAGTCGACAGTGGCGATCGGGCTGGCCCGGCTCGGCCACCACGCGGCGTGGGTCGGGGTCACCGGCGCGGACGAGCCCGGTGCACTGGTCCGCCGCACGCTGCGCGCCGAAGGCGTCGACCTGACCTGGGCCCGTGTCGACCCGACGGCCCCCACCGGGCTGATCCTCTTCGAGGCCCGGGTCGCCGACATCAACCGGGTCACCTATCACCGCGCCGGCTCCGCCGGGTCCCGGCTGCGCCCCGCCGACGTCACGCCGGCGTTCGACACGCCGGCCCGACCGCCCCGGCTGCTGCACGTCACCGGCATCACCTGCGCGCTCGGCGCGGAGCCGTACGACGCGGTGGTGACGGCGGTGCGGCTCGCGCGTGCGGCGGGCAGCACCGTCTGTCTGGACGTCAACCACCGCAACCGGCTCTGGTCGGTCGGCGAGGCGGCCGCCGCGCTGCGACCGCTGCTGCCCTCGATCGACCTGGTCGTCGCCTCCGACGACGAGCTGGCTGTCCTGACCGACGCCGCCGACCCGATCGCTGCGCTGCACGCGGCCGGCGTGACCGAGGTCGTCGTGAAGCACGGCGCTGGCGGGGCCACCAGCCACAGCGCCACCGGCGCCGTGCACCGGCCGGCCCGCCAGGTTCCGGTGGTGGACACCGTGGGGGCCGGCGACGCCTTCGTGGCCGGGCTACTCTCCGGCTGGCTGGATGGCGACGACGTACCGGCGCGGCTGGACCGGGCGGTCACCACCGGCGCGTTCGCGGTCGCCACCCGGGGCGACTGGGAGGGCCTGCCCGACCGGGCGGAGCTGGCGCTACTCGACCACGGGCCGGGCGGCACTATCCGCTGA